A single genomic interval of Mycolicibacterium sp. MU0053 harbors:
- a CDS encoding PTS fructose transporter subunit IIABC: MTTAPITTADLVLLDVDAGADKEAVIARLAGALAAAGRATDTDGLVGATMAREAQSATGLPGGIAIPHCRSPHVQTPTIGFARLSPAVDFGAPDGPADLVFLIAAPEGGGSEHMKLLSSLARALVRPEFVASLRSAATAEDVVALVDGVVTPAPATPAATPAPAAPAEAAPAEAAPAPAATKTIAAITACPTGIAHTYMAADALKLAAERAGVELVVETQGSSGSTPLGAAVIAGADAVIFATDVGVKDRGRFAGKPVIASGVKRAINEPDTMIAEAVAAADNPNAARVEGTGAAAADIEGAADVGWGTRTRQILLTGVSYMIPFVAAGGLLIALGFLFAGYDIANPPAGFEAPLGNLIALENTLTDLPPGGIMQYLGAVLYTLGGLAFGFLIPALAGYIAFAIADRPGLAPGFTAGAVAVFIDGGFIGGIVGGLIAGFAALWISRIGVPQWFRGLMPVVIIPLFASLIVGLLMFLLLGRPLAAIQEGLTNWLSGMTGTSVIILGVILGLMMCFDLGGPVNKAAYAFATVGLNVADPSSLRIMAAVMAAGMVPPLAMALATAVRPRLFSEPERENGRAAWLLGASFISEGAIPFAAADPLRVIPSMMAGGAVTGALIMAFDVTLRAPHGGIFVFFAIGNLLWFLVALVAGTVVAALAVVTAKQFSATRSLAQTPLSAA, translated from the coding sequence ATGACCACAGCGCCCATCACCACCGCCGATCTGGTCCTGCTCGACGTCGACGCGGGGGCGGACAAGGAGGCCGTCATCGCGCGGCTCGCCGGAGCACTGGCCGCGGCCGGTCGCGCCACCGACACCGACGGCCTGGTCGGCGCGACCATGGCCCGAGAGGCCCAGTCCGCCACCGGACTACCCGGCGGAATCGCGATCCCGCACTGCCGCTCACCCCACGTCCAGACCCCCACCATCGGATTCGCCCGGCTCAGCCCGGCAGTGGACTTCGGCGCCCCGGACGGCCCGGCCGATCTGGTATTCCTGATCGCCGCGCCGGAGGGTGGCGGGTCCGAACACATGAAGCTGCTCTCGAGCCTGGCCCGCGCGCTGGTGCGACCCGAGTTCGTCGCATCGCTGCGCTCGGCGGCCACCGCCGAGGACGTGGTGGCATTGGTCGACGGCGTCGTCACGCCCGCGCCCGCCACGCCTGCGGCCACGCCGGCCCCGGCCGCACCTGCCGAGGCCGCACCTGCCGAGGCCGCACCGGCGCCCGCCGCGACCAAGACGATTGCCGCAATCACGGCCTGCCCCACCGGAATCGCACACACCTACATGGCCGCCGACGCGCTCAAGCTGGCGGCCGAGCGGGCCGGTGTCGAACTCGTCGTCGAGACCCAGGGCTCCTCGGGCAGCACCCCGCTGGGCGCCGCGGTCATCGCGGGGGCCGACGCCGTCATCTTCGCCACCGATGTCGGGGTCAAGGACCGCGGCCGCTTCGCCGGCAAGCCCGTCATCGCCTCCGGCGTCAAGCGCGCGATCAACGAGCCGGACACCATGATCGCCGAGGCGGTCGCCGCGGCCGACAACCCCAACGCCGCGCGGGTCGAGGGCACCGGCGCGGCCGCCGCCGACATCGAGGGCGCGGCCGATGTCGGCTGGGGCACCCGGACCCGACAGATCCTGCTCACCGGTGTGAGCTACATGATCCCGTTCGTCGCGGCCGGCGGCCTGCTGATCGCGCTGGGATTCCTGTTCGCCGGCTACGACATCGCCAACCCGCCCGCGGGTTTCGAGGCCCCCCTGGGCAACCTGATCGCGTTGGAGAACACCCTGACCGACCTGCCGCCGGGCGGCATCATGCAGTACCTGGGCGCGGTGCTGTACACCCTGGGCGGGCTGGCCTTCGGCTTCCTCATCCCGGCGCTGGCCGGCTACATCGCATTCGCGATCGCCGACCGTCCCGGCCTGGCCCCCGGATTCACCGCCGGTGCGGTGGCGGTGTTCATCGACGGCGGCTTCATCGGCGGCATCGTCGGCGGCCTGATCGCCGGCTTCGCGGCGCTGTGGATCAGTCGGATCGGCGTGCCGCAGTGGTTCCGCGGCCTGATGCCGGTCGTCATCATCCCGCTGTTCGCGTCGCTGATCGTCGGACTGCTGATGTTCCTGCTGCTCGGGCGCCCGCTCGCGGCGATCCAGGAGGGCCTGACCAACTGGCTGAGCGGGATGACCGGGACCTCGGTGATCATCCTGGGCGTCATCCTCGGGCTGATGATGTGCTTCGACCTCGGCGGCCCGGTCAACAAGGCCGCCTACGCATTCGCCACCGTCGGACTCAACGTCGCCGACCCGTCGTCGCTGCGCATCATGGCCGCGGTGATGGCGGCCGGCATGGTGCCGCCGCTGGCGATGGCGCTGGCCACGGCCGTGCGGCCCCGGCTGTTCAGCGAGCCCGAACGCGAAAATGGCCGCGCCGCATGGCTGTTGGGTGCATCCTTCATCTCGGAGGGGGCCATCCCGTTCGCGGCGGCGGACCCGCTGCGGGTGATCCCGTCGATGATGGCCGGGGGCGCGGTGACCGGCGCGCTGATCATGGCGTTCGACGTGACGCTGCGCGCGCCCCACGGCGGCATCTTCGTGTTCTTCGCGATCGGCAACCTGTTGTGGTTCCTGGTCGCCCTGGTCGCCGGGACCGTCGTCGCGGCACTGGCGGTCGTCACCGCCAAGCAGTTCAGCGCCACCCGATCCCTGGCCCAAACTCCCCTTTCGGCCGCATAG
- a CDS encoding HPr family phosphocarrier protein, giving the protein MHSKTVIVGSAVGLHARPAAIIAEAVEKAGVPVTLSMDGGDPVDAGSALMIMTLGAGKGASVTVASDDEAALNTIAGLVEQDLDA; this is encoded by the coding sequence ATGCACAGCAAGACCGTGATCGTCGGATCAGCCGTCGGCCTGCACGCCCGTCCGGCCGCCATCATCGCCGAGGCCGTCGAGAAAGCCGGTGTGCCGGTGACCCTGTCGATGGACGGCGGCGACCCCGTCGACGCCGGATCCGCGCTGATGATCATGACCCTCGGCGCGGGCAAGGGCGCGTCGGTGACCGTGGCCTCCGACGACGAGGCCGCGCTCAACACCATCGCCGGGCTGGTCGAGCAGGACCTCGACGCCTGA
- a CDS encoding nitroreductase/quinone reductase family protein: MSKSDRVAEGGAWLLENGHRALLALTGGRFPRTVMGMLTVELHTVGRKSGKPYANLLTSPLHDDDRVVLVASKGGHTDHPDWYKNALANPDVSLTIDGATVPMRARAATAEERAELWPTVVKTYQGYAGYQRNTDREIPLLICEPRPSA, from the coding sequence ATGTCGAAGTCGGATCGCGTTGCCGAGGGTGGCGCATGGTTATTGGAGAACGGTCACCGGGCGCTGCTGGCGCTGACCGGCGGCAGATTTCCCCGCACGGTGATGGGCATGCTGACCGTCGAACTTCACACGGTGGGGCGCAAATCGGGCAAGCCGTACGCCAATCTGCTGACCAGCCCGCTGCACGACGACGACCGCGTGGTGCTGGTCGCGTCCAAGGGCGGCCACACCGATCACCCGGACTGGTACAAGAATGCGCTGGCCAATCCGGACGTGAGCCTGACTATCGACGGGGCCACCGTGCCGATGCGGGCCCGCGCCGCGACTGCCGAGGAGCGCGCCGAACTGTGGCCGACGGTGGTCAAGACCTACCAGGGCTACGCCGGGTACCAGCGCAACACCGACCGCGAGATCCCGCTGCTGATCTGCGAACCCCGCCCGTCGGCCTAG
- a CDS encoding copper-translocating P-type ATPase: MGAMTESGRTTHAPHPEHRPDEDPGHGHAGHDHAGHGHAGHGDHVAEFRRLFWVMLVLAIPTVAMSGMFAMIVGYQIPVFPGSRWVAPVLGTVMYLWGGRPFLTGAVSEIRSRAPGMMLLIGLAITVAFLASWGASLGVLDHQLEFWWELALLIVIMLLGHWIEMRSLAQTTSALDSLSALLPDQAERITGETLETVAPVELRVGDLVLVRPGGRIPADGRIRDGVAELDESIVTGESRSVRRGVGDSVVAGTTATDSALRVEVTAVGDDTALAGIQRLVTEAQNSSSRAQRLADRAAGWLFWFALGAALLTAAIWGVLGLPDQAVIRAITVLVIACPHALGLAIPLVVSIATERAARGGVLVKDRLALERMRTVDAVLFDKTGTLTKGEPALIGVSGGDDVLALAAAAELPSEHPLARAIVAAARERGLTIPAATAFTSSAAVGVTATVDGREIRVGGPKLLEETGIAPPPHEMPAHATVLHVLADGQVLGVLALADEVRPESAQAINALHRLGSAVVMITGDAESVARSVAAELGIDRVYAQVRPEDKAAKVVELQAEGRVVAMVGDGVNDAPALAQADVGIAIGAGTDVAIASAGVILASSDPRSVVSVIELSKASYRKMRQNLWWAAGYNLISVPLAAGVLAPVGFVMPMSVGALLMSLSTVVVALNAQLLRRLDLRPEVVVR; encoded by the coding sequence ATGGGGGCTATGACCGAATCCGGCCGGACGACGCATGCCCCGCACCCCGAACACCGCCCCGACGAAGACCCAGGACACGGACACGCCGGGCATGACCATGCCGGGCACGGACACGCCGGGCACGGGGACCATGTGGCGGAGTTCCGCCGGCTGTTCTGGGTGATGTTGGTGCTGGCGATCCCGACGGTCGCGATGTCGGGGATGTTCGCGATGATCGTGGGTTATCAGATACCCGTCTTCCCCGGTTCCCGGTGGGTCGCGCCGGTTCTCGGCACCGTGATGTACCTGTGGGGTGGACGGCCGTTCCTCACCGGGGCCGTCAGTGAAATCCGTTCCCGCGCACCGGGAATGATGCTGCTGATCGGATTGGCGATCACGGTCGCGTTCCTGGCGTCGTGGGGCGCGAGCCTCGGAGTGCTGGATCACCAGCTGGAGTTCTGGTGGGAGCTGGCGCTGCTGATCGTGATCATGCTGCTCGGGCACTGGATCGAGATGCGGTCGCTGGCACAGACCACCTCGGCGCTGGACTCGTTGTCGGCGCTGCTGCCCGATCAGGCCGAACGCATCACCGGCGAGACGCTGGAGACCGTGGCGCCGGTCGAGCTGCGGGTCGGGGACCTGGTGCTGGTGCGCCCCGGCGGCCGAATTCCGGCCGACGGGCGGATCCGCGACGGTGTCGCCGAGCTGGACGAGTCGATCGTCACCGGAGAATCGCGTAGCGTGCGGCGTGGCGTCGGCGACAGCGTGGTCGCCGGCACCACAGCCACCGACTCGGCCCTGCGCGTCGAGGTCACCGCGGTGGGCGACGACACGGCGCTGGCCGGGATTCAACGGCTGGTGACCGAGGCGCAGAATTCGTCCTCCCGCGCGCAGCGACTGGCCGACCGGGCCGCGGGCTGGCTGTTCTGGTTCGCCCTCGGTGCCGCCCTGCTCACCGCCGCGATCTGGGGTGTTCTCGGCCTGCCCGACCAAGCCGTCATCCGCGCCATCACGGTGCTGGTCATCGCCTGCCCGCACGCGCTGGGCCTGGCGATCCCGCTGGTGGTCTCGATCGCGACCGAGCGGGCCGCCCGGGGCGGCGTCCTGGTCAAGGATCGGCTGGCGCTGGAGCGGATGCGCACCGTCGACGCCGTGTTGTTCGACAAGACCGGGACCCTGACCAAGGGGGAGCCGGCGTTGATCGGCGTATCCGGCGGAGATGACGTGCTGGCGCTGGCGGCGGCGGCCGAACTGCCCTCCGAGCATCCCTTGGCCCGGGCCATCGTCGCCGCGGCCCGCGAGCGCGGGCTGACCATCCCGGCGGCGACCGCGTTCACCTCGTCGGCGGCGGTCGGTGTGACGGCCACGGTCGACGGCCGCGAGATCCGGGTCGGCGGGCCGAAGCTGCTCGAGGAGACCGGCATTGCGCCGCCGCCCCACGAAATGCCGGCCCACGCGACGGTGCTGCACGTCCTCGCCGATGGGCAGGTGCTCGGCGTGCTGGCGTTGGCCGACGAGGTGCGGCCAGAGTCGGCACAAGCGATCAATGCGCTGCACCGGCTCGGCAGTGCGGTGGTGATGATCACCGGGGACGCCGAAAGCGTGGCCCGATCGGTCGCCGCCGAACTTGGTATCGACCGGGTGTACGCGCAGGTGCGTCCCGAGGACAAGGCCGCCAAGGTGGTCGAACTGCAGGCCGAGGGCCGGGTGGTGGCCATGGTCGGCGACGGCGTCAACGACGCCCCGGCGCTGGCGCAGGCCGACGTCGGCATCGCGATCGGCGCGGGCACCGACGTCGCGATCGCCTCCGCCGGAGTGATTCTGGCCAGCTCGGATCCGCGTTCGGTGGTCTCGGTGATCGAGCTGTCAAAGGCCAGCTACCGCAAGATGCGGCAGAACCTGTGGTGGGCCGCCGGCTACAACCTGATCTCGGTGCCGCTGGCGGCCGGCGTGCTGGCGCCGGTCGGGTTCGTCATGCCGATGTCGGTGGGAGCGCTGCTGATGTCGCTGTCGACCGTGGTGGTGGCGCTCAACGCCCAGCTGCTGCGCCGCTTGGATCTGCGTCCGGAGGTCGTTGTCCGCTAG
- a CDS encoding fumarylacetoacetate hydrolase family protein — protein sequence MKLRRVRTTAGLELQELDGTQWRALAGPSPLGPAAFSAEWELATADRHLQDTDAVLPFTPLSFRDFLLSEQHNTAAARGMINRFHPWTARITNTYEKLTHRTFPAFKPRTLFYQQPIYYMSNAMTIVPSGTPVACPDYSTALDFELEIGFVLAAPLYNATPSEAAAAVGGFVLVNDFSARDVQRAEMSSGMGPQKSKHFLSSMSTTVVTADEILPRLDALTGAVELNGRTVSRVNSAGLQWTVGEVLAHASRDEQLLPGELFGLGTLPGGSGMETGNWLSSGDTLRLTLDDIGEVEHRIR from the coding sequence ATGAAACTGCGAAGGGTACGCACCACAGCCGGACTTGAACTGCAGGAACTCGACGGTACGCAGTGGCGCGCACTCGCGGGGCCGTCGCCACTGGGCCCCGCTGCGTTCAGCGCCGAGTGGGAGCTCGCCACCGCCGACCGGCATCTGCAGGACACCGACGCGGTGCTGCCGTTCACGCCGCTGTCGTTCCGGGATTTTCTGCTGTCCGAACAGCACAACACCGCCGCGGCCCGCGGCATGATCAACCGGTTCCATCCTTGGACGGCGCGGATCACCAATACCTACGAAAAGCTCACGCACAGAACGTTTCCCGCCTTCAAGCCCAGGACGCTCTTCTACCAGCAGCCGATCTATTACATGTCCAACGCGATGACCATCGTGCCCAGCGGCACCCCGGTCGCCTGCCCCGACTACTCCACGGCCCTGGACTTCGAACTCGAGATCGGATTCGTCCTGGCCGCACCGCTGTACAACGCCACACCGAGTGAGGCCGCCGCCGCGGTCGGCGGCTTTGTGCTGGTCAACGACTTCAGCGCGCGGGATGTGCAACGCGCCGAGATGTCCAGCGGGATGGGACCGCAGAAGTCCAAACACTTCCTGTCCTCGATGTCGACCACGGTCGTGACCGCCGACGAGATCCTGCCTCGCCTCGATGCGTTGACCGGCGCGGTCGAACTCAACGGGCGCACCGTGAGCCGGGTCAACAGCGCGGGCCTGCAATGGACCGTCGGCGAGGTGCTCGCGCATGCCTCGCGCGATGAGCAGCTATTGCCCGGCGAATTGTTCGGGCTCGGAACACTGCCCGGCGGCTCGGGAATGGAGACCGGGAACTGGCTGAGTTCCGGCGACACCCTGCGATTGACGTTGGACGACATCGGCGAGGTGGAGCACCGCATCCGCTGA
- a CDS encoding chloride channel protein: MAHAEGPPETAAGPGAVVRNAGYLRKWLILGVAIGVIAGLGAVTFYLALKYTTDFLLGHLAAYDVPTAYGDGGNPGSSGFSRAWAIPVVTTLGALVSAAIVTKFAPEAQGHGTDDAIEAVHTDPRAIRGRVVLVKMVASALTIGSGGSGGREGPTAQISAGFGSLLTRWLNLSDADGRVAVSMGIGSGIGAIFGAPLGGAVLAASIIYRQDFDYRSLIPGFITSGTAYAVYGSVLGFEPLFGQIVTDYVFDPMQLPWFLLLGIVCAAIGYLYARTFYATVQLSNRIRLPGGAVLKPALGGLLVGLLALAIPQILSSGYGWVQLAADEATLLAMPLWIVVVLPVAKIVATSLSIGTGGSGGIFGPGVVIGCFVGAAMWRLAEAAGAPALPAGPGVFIVIAMMACFGSVAHAPLAVMIMVAEMTGSFAVIPAAIIAVGLAYLLISRTNVSIYQAQRLDREAAAAERAGVLPPGSAAR; the protein is encoded by the coding sequence ATGGCGCACGCCGAGGGCCCACCCGAGACCGCTGCCGGACCGGGCGCGGTCGTGCGCAATGCCGGCTATCTACGCAAGTGGCTGATCCTCGGCGTCGCCATCGGCGTCATCGCCGGTCTCGGCGCCGTGACGTTCTACCTCGCCCTGAAGTACACCACCGACTTTCTGCTGGGCCACCTCGCCGCCTACGACGTGCCCACCGCCTACGGCGACGGCGGCAACCCCGGCTCGTCGGGGTTCTCCCGAGCCTGGGCCATCCCGGTGGTGACCACGCTGGGCGCGCTGGTCTCGGCGGCCATCGTCACGAAGTTCGCCCCCGAGGCCCAGGGGCATGGCACCGACGACGCCATCGAGGCCGTCCACACCGATCCGCGCGCCATCCGCGGCCGCGTCGTGCTGGTGAAGATGGTCGCGAGTGCGCTGACCATCGGCTCGGGCGGATCCGGCGGCCGGGAGGGACCCACCGCACAGATCTCCGCGGGATTCGGCTCGCTGCTGACCCGCTGGCTCAACCTGTCCGACGCCGATGGCCGCGTCGCGGTCTCGATGGGCATCGGCTCGGGCATCGGGGCCATCTTCGGGGCGCCGCTGGGCGGCGCGGTGCTCGCGGCGTCGATCATCTACCGGCAGGACTTCGACTATCGGTCGCTGATCCCGGGTTTCATCACCTCGGGCACGGCCTACGCCGTCTACGGCTCGGTGTTGGGATTCGAACCGCTGTTCGGTCAGATCGTGACCGACTATGTCTTCGACCCGATGCAGTTGCCGTGGTTCCTGCTCCTCGGAATCGTGTGCGCGGCAATAGGTTACCTGTATGCCCGCACGTTCTACGCCACGGTGCAGCTGTCGAACCGAATTCGGCTCCCCGGCGGCGCGGTGCTGAAGCCGGCGCTGGGCGGTTTGCTGGTGGGACTGCTGGCGTTGGCGATTCCGCAGATCCTGTCCAGCGGCTACGGCTGGGTGCAGCTGGCCGCCGACGAGGCCACCTTGCTGGCGATGCCGTTGTGGATTGTGGTGGTCCTGCCGGTGGCCAAGATCGTGGCGACCTCGCTGTCGATCGGCACGGGCGGATCGGGCGGCATCTTCGGGCCCGGTGTGGTGATCGGATGCTTTGTCGGCGCGGCGATGTGGCGCCTGGCGGAAGCGGCGGGCGCTCCGGCGCTGCCCGCCGGGCCCGGGGTGTTCATCGTCATCGCGATGATGGCCTGTTTCGGCAGCGTCGCGCACGCGCCGCTGGCGGTGATGATCATGGTGGCCGAGATGACGGGATCGTTCGCCGTCATCCCGGCCGCCATCATCGCCGTCGGGCTGGCCTACCTGTTGATCTCCCGCACCAATGTGTCGATCTACCAGGCGCAGCGGCTGGACCGGGAGGCGGCCGCGGCCGAACGCGCGGGAGTGCTGCCGCCCGGATCCGCCGCGCGTTAG
- a CDS encoding Dps family protein yields the protein MPSQYTVPGLTDKKAAQIAEVLQRKLSTYNDLHLTLKHVHWNVVGPNFIGVHEMIDPQVMLVRGYADEVAERIATLGFSPEGTPGAICRDRDWDDYSVGRDTVQAHLAALDLVYTGVIEDVRKGISEVEDLDPITEDILISHSAELEKFQWFVRAHLENSGGELPHTGKRTEKGAASKARSSK from the coding sequence ATGCCCAGCCAATACACCGTCCCGGGCCTGACCGACAAGAAGGCCGCGCAGATCGCGGAGGTGCTGCAGCGCAAATTGAGCACCTACAACGATCTGCATCTGACGCTGAAGCATGTGCACTGGAATGTGGTGGGCCCGAACTTTATCGGCGTTCACGAGATGATCGACCCGCAGGTCATGCTGGTGCGCGGCTATGCCGACGAGGTGGCCGAGCGCATCGCCACGCTGGGCTTCTCGCCGGAGGGGACCCCCGGTGCCATCTGCCGTGACCGCGACTGGGACGACTACTCGGTGGGCCGCGACACCGTGCAGGCCCATCTGGCCGCCCTCGACCTGGTGTACACCGGAGTGATCGAGGACGTGCGCAAGGGTATTTCGGAGGTCGAGGATCTCGACCCAATCACCGAGGACATCCTGATCTCCCACTCCGCCGAACTCGAGAAGTTCCAGTGGTTCGTCCGCGCGCACCTGGAGAACTCCGGTGGCGAGTTGCCGCACACCGGCAAGCGCACCGAAAAAGGTGCCGCCAGCAAGGCGCGGTCCAGCAAGTAG
- a CDS encoding DNA-3-methyladenine glycosylase family protein, producing the protein MSSTVASLAGIDTDGLIRIVTFPGPVSPGATLSPLRRGPGDPTFQFGADGAIWRTSLLESGPVTARIERSGPSAVRAQAWGDGAPEFIEALPRQLGADDDWSEFEPSHPLVARAARLASHLRLGRTDRVLEALIPAVLEQRVPGVDAFRAWRTLVAKFGTDAPGPAPARMRVFPAAQVWQRIPSWEFHRANVDPGRARTVVGCARRAVALERLATRSPAQARAAMTALPGVGVWTAAEVAQRAFGDADALSIGDYHLSKMIGWTLVGRPVDDDAMVELLEPMRPHRHRVVRLLYVSRLAQEPRRGARLPVQNIREL; encoded by the coding sequence ATGTCGTCAACGGTGGCTAGCCTGGCTGGCATCGACACCGACGGCCTGATCCGCATCGTCACCTTCCCCGGACCGGTGAGTCCGGGCGCGACGCTGTCCCCGTTGCGGCGCGGCCCGGGGGATCCGACATTCCAGTTCGGGGCCGACGGCGCGATCTGGCGGACCAGCCTGCTGGAGTCGGGGCCGGTGACGGCGCGCATCGAGCGCAGTGGGCCGTCCGCGGTCCGCGCCCAGGCCTGGGGCGACGGCGCACCGGAGTTCATCGAGGCGCTGCCGCGCCAGCTCGGTGCCGACGACGACTGGTCGGAGTTCGAGCCGTCGCATCCGCTGGTGGCCAGGGCCGCTCGGCTGGCTTCACACCTGCGGCTGGGCCGCACCGACCGGGTGCTCGAGGCGCTGATCCCGGCGGTGCTCGAGCAGCGGGTGCCCGGTGTCGACGCGTTCCGGGCCTGGCGGACGCTGGTCGCCAAATTCGGCACCGACGCACCGGGCCCGGCCCCGGCTCGGATGCGGGTGTTCCCTGCCGCGCAGGTCTGGCAACGCATTCCGTCCTGGGAGTTCCACCGGGCCAACGTCGATCCGGGCCGGGCCCGCACCGTGGTCGGGTGCGCCCGGCGTGCGGTCGCCCTGGAACGGTTGGCCACCCGGTCGCCGGCGCAGGCGCGCGCCGCGATGACTGCACTGCCCGGGGTCGGGGTGTGGACGGCCGCCGAGGTGGCCCAGCGGGCGTTCGGCGACGCCGACGCGCTGTCGATCGGGGACTACCACCTCTCGAAGATGATCGGTTGGACGCTGGTCGGCCGACCGGTCGACGACGACGCCATGGTCGAACTGCTGGAACCGATGCGCCCGCACCGGCATCGGGTGGTCCGGCTGCTGTACGTCAGCCGGTTGGCCCAGGAACCCCGCCGCGGCGCGCGGCTGCCGGTGCAGAACATCCGTGAGCTGTAG
- a CDS encoding nuclear transport factor 2 family protein produces the protein MTPFDDPQAEQAWMFLQTLSAEGDLDEGFGLLSEDFTYWTNATGRTYDKAELRRITERARESLVLHFDLVRCLNDGESVVVEAQHDGVNSDGVRYDSPVAFIFDMHDGLIVSLREYCDTRLFGEVFGAIPD, from the coding sequence ATGACGCCGTTCGACGACCCGCAAGCCGAGCAGGCCTGGATGTTTCTGCAGACGCTCAGCGCCGAGGGCGACCTCGACGAGGGTTTCGGACTGCTCAGCGAAGACTTCACCTACTGGACCAACGCCACCGGACGCACCTACGACAAGGCCGAACTGCGTCGCATCACCGAGCGCGCCCGCGAGTCCCTCGTCTTGCACTTCGACCTGGTGCGCTGCCTCAATGACGGCGAGAGCGTGGTCGTGGAGGCCCAGCACGACGGGGTCAACAGCGACGGGGTGCGCTACGACAGCCCGGTCGCATTCATCTTCGACATGCACGACGGATTGATCGTCTCGCTGCGGGAGTACTGCGACACCCGACTGTTCGGTGAGGTCTTCGGCGCTATTCCGGACTGA
- a CDS encoding DUF427 domain-containing protein, giving the protein MAERPVKAPTAEHPISIAPTAGRVVVRVNGDVVADSRSALTLQESTYPAVQYIPLSDVNQQLLRRTQTVTYCPYKGEAGYFSVAGEHVVVDDAVWFYPQPYPAVAAIAEHVAFYPDKAQITISPE; this is encoded by the coding sequence ATGGCCGAGCGTCCCGTCAAAGCACCCACTGCCGAGCATCCGATCAGCATTGCCCCCACCGCGGGTCGGGTGGTGGTGCGTGTCAACGGCGACGTCGTCGCCGACAGCCGATCTGCGTTGACCCTGCAGGAGTCGACTTACCCTGCGGTGCAATACATTCCGCTTTCCGACGTGAACCAGCAGCTGCTGCGGCGCACCCAGACCGTCACCTATTGCCCGTACAAGGGGGAGGCGGGCTATTTCAGCGTGGCGGGCGAGCACGTCGTGGTCGACGACGCGGTGTGGTTTTATCCGCAGCCGTATCCGGCGGTCGCGGCGATCGCCGAGCATGTCGCGTTCTACCCCGACAAGGCCCAGATCACGATCAGTCCGGAATAG
- a CDS encoding SRPBCC family protein yields the protein MAQQAVPAATAEVTISAAPDAVYQLITDLSTLAELASETTAMSWQRGDSARPGAVFKGSNRNGSRTWTTTCTVTEAAPGKAFAFDVRSLVIPVAHWRYEIIPADGACRVVESTWDQRPGWFRKVAGYATGVHDRDAANAEHIRATLARLKERAER from the coding sequence ATGGCACAGCAAGCAGTACCCGCAGCGACCGCCGAGGTCACCATCTCCGCGGCTCCCGATGCCGTCTACCAACTCATCACCGACCTGTCGACGCTGGCCGAATTGGCCTCCGAGACCACCGCGATGAGCTGGCAGCGGGGTGACTCGGCCCGCCCCGGCGCGGTGTTCAAGGGCAGCAACCGCAACGGGAGCCGGACGTGGACCACCACCTGCACGGTCACCGAAGCGGCGCCGGGCAAGGCGTTCGCCTTCGACGTGCGCAGCCTGGTGATCCCGGTGGCGCACTGGCGCTACGAGATCATCCCCGCCGACGGCGCCTGCCGGGTGGTCGAGAGCACCTGGGATCAGCGGCCCGGCTGGTTCCGCAAGGTCGCCGGCTACGCCACCGGCGTGCACGACCGCGATGCGGCGAACGCCGAGCACATCCGGGCCACGCTGGCCCGGCTCAAGGAGCGCGCCGAACGCTGA